One genomic region from Deltaproteobacteria bacterium encodes:
- a CDS encoding carbohydrate ABC transporter permease, whose product MYNNVIRKTIKWALILTFFLWTIIPILFMVSSSFKATGDIFDLPPSGDWAGILKLLFFFKASLAQFQAMFIEGHFLRNVAVSFLATALSVLISVPLGLMAAYALSRGRITGKKHLYFWIISTRMAPPVAVMIPLYVLWRSFGILHSLPGLVMAYVT is encoded by the coding sequence GTGTATAATAACGTAATACGTAAAACAATCAAATGGGCGCTTATCCTGACTTTTTTTCTCTGGACCATCATCCCCATCCTGTTCATGGTCTCTTCATCCTTCAAGGCCACCGGGGATATCTTCGACCTGCCTCCCAGTGGTGACTGGGCCGGAATCTTGAAATTGCTCTTTTTCTTTAAGGCCTCCCTGGCCCAATTCCAGGCCATGTTTATTGAAGGGCATTTCTTAAGGAACGTCGCCGTCAGCTTTCTGGCCACCGCCCTCTCGGTGCTCATTTCGGTTCCTTTGGGCCTGATGGCCGCTTACGCCCTTTCCCGCGGCCGGATTACCGGGAAAAAACACCTCTATTTCTGGATCATTTCCACCAGGATGGCCCCGCCGGTGGCCGTTATGATTCCTTTATACGTCCTTTGGCGAAGCTTCGGTATACTCCATAGCCTGCCCGGCCTGGTCATGGCCTATGTCACCTT